One segment of Natranaeroarchaeum aerophilus DNA contains the following:
- a CDS encoding TrkA C-terminal domain-containing protein, producing MTLLATVLSNPLVEAGLRIVGLSLLAAAVTTLVTYVYRVRARAELPEGATLIIGLGVVAIYLNTRLVFIQFVGETGDPFSVAEALLNVSVFVAAGVASYGGRRLGTWAGASERFSWGRLQPDFSPLVRATGRYITVTLPDEIADIEGYDPVEDETRAALAGRSLDFPRGLTLAELETGLITRLKEEHDIGYVDVDLTADGTVEYFAVGRRVAGIGPTLAPKTAAVAIRADPPFSATPGDTVQVWQVLDGEETRIGTAELRASVGPVATLATEESVAERLDPTAEYRLMTVSADSHPDREFAGMLRRGEETMSVVEIGAGSPLVGTPISALDVTVIAVRTAGGEVETIPAREWTIKVGEQLFAIGRPDVLRKLDAANAVQSIAIDGELSNADDAAVLAVTEPVPPADEE from the coding sequence ATGACGCTGCTCGCGACGGTCCTCTCGAACCCGCTGGTCGAGGCGGGGCTCCGGATCGTCGGACTGTCGCTGCTTGCCGCCGCGGTGACGACGCTCGTGACGTACGTCTACCGCGTCCGGGCACGGGCGGAACTGCCGGAGGGTGCGACGCTGATCATCGGCCTCGGTGTCGTCGCGATCTACCTCAACACCCGGCTAGTGTTCATCCAGTTCGTCGGCGAGACGGGCGATCCCTTCAGCGTTGCCGAGGCGCTGCTCAACGTCTCCGTGTTCGTGGCGGCGGGTGTAGCATCCTACGGCGGACGCCGACTCGGCACCTGGGCCGGGGCCTCAGAGCGGTTCTCCTGGGGACGGCTCCAGCCGGATTTCAGCCCGCTGGTCCGGGCAACAGGGCGGTACATCACCGTCACGCTCCCCGACGAAATCGCGGATATCGAGGGGTACGATCCGGTCGAGGACGAGACCAGAGCGGCTCTGGCCGGGCGGTCGCTCGATTTCCCCCGTGGCCTGACGCTCGCCGAACTCGAAACCGGGTTGATTACGCGGCTCAAGGAGGAGCACGACATCGGCTACGTCGACGTCGATCTCACGGCGGACGGCACGGTCGAGTACTTCGCGGTCGGCCGTCGCGTCGCGGGGATCGGCCCCACGCTCGCCCCGAAGACCGCGGCGGTCGCCATTCGCGCCGACCCGCCCTTTAGTGCCACGCCGGGCGATACTGTGCAGGTGTGGCAGGTACTCGACGGCGAGGAAACGCGCATCGGCACGGCGGAGCTGCGCGCGAGCGTTGGGCCGGTGGCGACGCTGGCGACGGAGGAGTCGGTCGCCGAGCGGCTCGATCCGACCGCGGAGTACCGGCTGATGACAGTGTCGGCTGACTCCCATCCGGACCGGGAGTTCGCGGGGATGCTCCGTCGTGGCGAGGAAACGATGAGCGTCGTCGAAATCGGCGCTGGGAGTCCGCTCGTCGGTACTCCGATCAGCGCGCTCGACGTGACCGTCATCGCGGTCCGGACGGCGGGCGGCGAGGTCGAGACGATTCCCGCGCGCGAGTGGACGATCAAGGTCGGTGAACAGCTGTTCGCGATCGGTCGCCCCGACGTGCTCCGCAAACTGGACGCAGCAAACGCGGTCCAGTCGATCGCGATCGACGGGGAACTGTCGAATGCTGACGATGCTGCAGTGCTGGCGGTCACGGAACCGGTCCCGCCGGCGGACGAGGAGTGA
- a CDS encoding cation:proton antiporter regulatory subunit — translation MTSAQVADVLVGIYLGLLAGIFPAFIAFSIGFGFKYFTDVTMPGLGVVVLGGALAGVSGGLMGLVDPQLADSWTGITAVLVILMACLWAHGQGDKLGAATPRKLTLKSIRESRLSADLVERVDSYGQIQIRPVGEILDVEGYPPLPDSLRETLHEGSWKFPASLSLAELESRLEERLLTEYELAAVTVAIDEQGRAEVAAAPSAAGLSRRVPPGQRAVSIRTLLPSGVARGDSVTIRLPDGPVTGPVVSARTEGDDTVSTQESPGETAGMGGDESANVPPSTPPAPTTTGGEGRITIALSAEDARRVIRAEFAPVIVHSRGKQREYEAIGVLKAHGNRFRKVTIGASSNLAGGTIGSERIRDTYGVAVLAIRRSMERIVAPDGDAELTPGDALIIVGRPSQLRAFEEVAQ, via the coding sequence ATGACTTCGGCACAGGTTGCTGACGTTCTCGTCGGCATCTATCTCGGGCTTCTCGCGGGGATCTTCCCGGCGTTTATCGCCTTCTCGATCGGCTTTGGGTTCAAGTACTTCACGGACGTCACCATGCCCGGTCTCGGTGTCGTCGTGCTCGGTGGGGCGCTCGCGGGCGTTTCCGGCGGTCTCATGGGGCTGGTCGATCCGCAACTGGCGGATAGCTGGACCGGTATCACTGCCGTGCTGGTCATCCTGATGGCCTGTCTGTGGGCACATGGTCAGGGCGACAAGCTCGGGGCGGCAACCCCGCGAAAGCTCACGCTCAAATCGATTCGAGAGAGCCGGCTGTCAGCAGATCTCGTCGAACGCGTCGACTCGTACGGGCAGATACAGATCAGACCGGTCGGCGAGATTCTCGACGTCGAGGGGTATCCACCGCTGCCGGACAGTCTCCGGGAGACGCTTCATGAGGGCTCCTGGAAGTTCCCCGCGAGCCTCTCGCTTGCGGAACTGGAATCCCGGCTCGAAGAGCGACTTCTCACGGAGTACGAACTGGCGGCCGTCACGGTCGCGATCGACGAGCAGGGGCGGGCCGAGGTCGCCGCCGCGCCCAGTGCTGCCGGTCTCTCCCGCCGGGTCCCGCCCGGACAACGCGCCGTCTCGATCAGGACGCTGCTGCCGAGTGGGGTCGCCCGTGGGGACTCGGTGACGATCCGGCTTCCCGACGGGCCGGTGACCGGTCCGGTCGTGAGCGCACGGACGGAGGGCGACGACACGGTCTCGACACAGGAGTCGCCGGGAGAGACTGCGGGGATGGGCGGGGACGAAAGCGCCAACGTGCCGCCGAGTACGCCACCCGCACCGACGACGACGGGCGGGGAGGGCCGCATCACCATCGCCCTGTCGGCAGAGGACGCCCGGCGTGTTATCCGCGCCGAGTTCGCGCCGGTGATCGTCCACTCGCGCGGCAAACAGCGCGAGTACGAGGCGATCGGCGTGCTCAAAGCCCACGGCAACCGCTTCCGGAAGGTGACGATTGGGGCGTCGAGTAATCTTGCCGGGGGAACGATCGGCTCTGAACGGATTCGTGATACCTACGGCGTTGCCGTGCTGGCGATCCGCCGTTCGATGGAACGGATCGTCGCCCCAGACGGCGACGCCGAACTGACGCCGGGCGACGCGTTGATCATCGTCGGGCGACCGAGCCAGCTGCGGGCGTTCGAGGAGGTGGCCCAATGA
- a CDS encoding response regulator, with the protein MNRSVRVLHVDDEPRFTGLTTTHLQRIDDRYVVETAESVTEGLDRLADGRFDCVVSDYDMPGKNGIDFLEAVRESDPNLPFILFTGKGSEEVASDAISAGVTDYLQKDTATEQFELLANRIENAVSQHRTEHELEQQRIVLETVIENLPAGILVEDESREVLTANTELLELFGDDVSVEEFVGADCAQLAWELKDVFVRSEEFLASIEDHLDAREPVIGETFELADGRIVERDYIPYELPSGAANLWMYRDVTDDREQTRLLEGLFEQSLHGISIKEIITDEEGTPVDYEYLHVNDQFEELTGLDGDAIVGRRATEAIDGIEETGFIETFGEVALGGEPKRFESYSEPLDRHYEISAFAPSHGRFITIFSNITERKARQKELEKFKFFVEHTPDFMIILEEDLTVRYQSPISPAVEYDPLVVTAENPIQYVHPDDQKAAINGFQQALTSPDEVVTSEFRAKDAEGTWRWFETRSQNFIGTEPIDGVLVTIREVTERKEKERRLQRQNERLDQFASVVSHDLRNPLNVADGRLDLLAEDCDSEHVAEIEWALDRMDQLIDDVLTLARDGETVGETEPMTLDSIAVQCWSNVATGEATLTCETSGEIRADRSRLSQLLENLFRNSVEHNARPVTITVGDLSDGFYIEDDGRGIPAAEREAVFEAGHSSTEDGTGFGLAIVAEIASAHGWEVDVTGSTAGGARFEITGVEQVE; encoded by the coding sequence ATGAACCGATCGGTCCGGGTGCTACACGTCGACGATGAGCCCCGATTTACCGGACTGACGACGACCCACCTGCAGCGGATCGACGACCGCTACGTGGTCGAAACAGCGGAGAGTGTAACAGAGGGGCTGGACCGACTGGCGGATGGACGATTCGACTGTGTCGTCTCCGACTACGATATGCCGGGGAAAAACGGCATCGACTTCCTCGAAGCGGTGCGGGAGTCAGATCCGAACCTCCCCTTTATTCTGTTCACCGGCAAGGGAAGCGAGGAGGTCGCCAGTGACGCCATCTCGGCAGGCGTCACGGACTACCTGCAGAAGGATACTGCCACCGAGCAGTTCGAGCTGCTCGCCAACCGGATCGAGAACGCCGTCTCACAGCACCGGACCGAACACGAACTCGAACAGCAACGGATCGTCCTCGAAACAGTGATCGAGAACCTGCCAGCCGGAATCCTCGTGGAGGACGAATCCCGGGAAGTGCTGACGGCAAACACGGAGCTCCTCGAACTGTTCGGCGACGACGTGAGCGTCGAGGAGTTCGTCGGCGCTGACTGTGCACAACTGGCATGGGAGCTCAAAGACGTCTTCGTCCGGAGCGAGGAGTTCCTGGCCTCGATCGAGGACCACCTCGACGCACGCGAGCCAGTCATCGGTGAGACCTTCGAGCTCGCCGACGGTCGGATCGTCGAGCGCGATTACATTCCGTACGAGCTGCCAAGCGGGGCGGCGAACCTCTGGATGTACCGGGACGTCACTGACGATCGGGAACAGACCAGACTTCTGGAGGGGCTGTTCGAGCAGTCGTTACACGGTATCAGTATCAAGGAGATCATCACGGACGAGGAGGGCACGCCGGTCGATTACGAGTATCTACATGTAAACGACCAGTTCGAGGAGTTGACCGGTCTTGACGGCGACGCGATCGTCGGGCGTCGTGCGACCGAGGCTATCGACGGGATCGAGGAGACGGGATTCATCGAAACGTTCGGGGAGGTGGCGCTGGGAGGCGAGCCGAAACGGTTCGAATCGTACTCCGAACCGCTGGATCGCCACTACGAGATCTCGGCGTTCGCCCCGAGCCACGGGCGGTTTATTACCATCTTCTCTAATATCACCGAGAGAAAAGCGAGGCAAAAAGAGCTCGAGAAGTTCAAGTTCTTCGTCGAGCACACGCCCGATTTCATGATCATTCTCGAGGAGGATCTCACCGTCCGATACCAGAGCCCGATCTCGCCCGCGGTCGAGTACGATCCACTGGTCGTCACGGCAGAGAACCCGATCCAGTACGTCCATCCCGACGATCAGAAAGCGGCCATCAACGGGTTCCAGCAGGCGCTAACGAGCCCCGACGAGGTCGTGACGAGCGAGTTCCGGGCGAAGGATGCCGAGGGTACGTGGCGGTGGTTCGAGACTCGCTCCCAGAACTTCATCGGCACCGAGCCGATCGACGGCGTGCTGGTGACGATCCGGGAAGTTACCGAGCGCAAGGAGAAAGAACGGAGGCTCCAGCGACAGAACGAGCGCCTCGATCAGTTCGCGAGCGTCGTCTCCCACGACCTGCGAAACCCGCTAAACGTCGCGGACGGACGCCTGGATCTACTCGCCGAGGACTGTGATAGCGAGCACGTAGCGGAGATCGAGTGGGCGCTCGACCGGATGGACCAGTTGATCGACGACGTGCTGACGCTTGCCCGCGACGGAGAAACGGTCGGCGAGACGGAGCCGATGACGCTGGATTCGATCGCCGTCCAGTGCTGGAGTAACGTGGCGACCGGGGAGGCGACGCTGACCTGCGAGACGTCGGGCGAGATCCGCGCTGATCGGAGCCGGCTCTCACAGTTGCTCGAAAACCTGTTCAGAAATTCGGTCGAACACAACGCCAGGCCGGTGACGATCACTGTCGGCGACCTGTCCGACGGGTTCTACATCGAGGACGACGGACGCGGGATCCCGGCAGCGGAACGCGAGGCGGTCTTCGAGGCCGGTCACTCCTCGACCGAGGACGGCACCGGCTTCGGACTGGCAATCGTCGCGGAGATAGCGTCGGCACACGGCTGGGAGGTCGACGTTACCGGAAGCACAGCAGGTGGGGCGCGCTTCGAGATTACCGGCGTCGAGCAGGTCGAGTGA
- a CDS encoding universal stress protein, which produces MATDTADGTLLVPVSNPETVERLLDTAVDIARGRSLRILALHVVEVPAQIPLSEGHQLVDEDGEERAVLADAERRATDADVAVETTLRYARDVATGIVGAVDEHDANGLLLGWHGRPRRRDIILGSFIDRVLAEADCDVFVKRIRRPARHVDSILVPVADGPHSDLAVELAEALATEHDADIRLVHVIGPDANTAAVETAESLLAESAATLPDDCDVGTDLLRSDHVPGAINDETSYHDLTILGATRDPFLRRKLVGSVAEGVGRSAASAVLLVRSEPEE; this is translated from the coding sequence ATGGCAACCGACACCGCCGACGGAACGCTGCTGGTGCCCGTTTCCAACCCGGAGACGGTCGAGCGGCTGCTGGACACTGCCGTCGACATCGCGCGGGGCCGATCGTTACGCATCCTCGCGCTGCACGTCGTCGAGGTTCCGGCACAGATCCCGCTCTCGGAGGGCCACCAGCTCGTCGACGAGGACGGCGAGGAGCGAGCGGTGCTGGCCGACGCGGAGCGCCGGGCCACGGACGCCGACGTGGCCGTCGAGACGACGCTCCGGTACGCCCGCGACGTGGCGACTGGCATCGTCGGCGCGGTCGACGAACACGACGCCAACGGGCTCTTGCTCGGCTGGCACGGGCGTCCGCGTCGCCGGGATATCATTCTGGGGAGCTTCATCGATCGCGTGCTCGCAGAGGCGGACTGTGACGTCTTCGTCAAGCGGATCCGCCGTCCCGCCCGGCACGTCGACTCGATTCTCGTGCCGGTCGCGGACGGCCCCCACTCCGATCTCGCCGTCGAGCTCGCTGAAGCGCTCGCGACGGAACACGACGCCGATATTCGACTGGTCCACGTCATCGGGCCGGACGCGAACACTGCTGCGGTCGAGACCGCGGAATCATTGCTCGCGGAGAGCGCTGCCACGCTCCCGGACGACTGCGATGTCGGGACGGATCTGCTCCGGAGCGATCACGTGCCGGGTGCGATCAACGACGAGACCTCCTATCACGACCTGACGATCCTCGGCGCGACGCGGGACCCGTTCTTGCGCCGCAAGCTCGTCGGGTCGGTGGCGGAAGGCGTCGGGCGCTCCGCGGCGAGCGCCGTACTGCTGGTGCGGAGCGAACCGGAAGAGTAG